Proteins encoded together in one uncultured Desulfosarcina sp. window:
- the mltF gene encoding membrane-bound lytic murein transglycosylase MltF, whose amino-acid sequence MLKRIGCCLLLLLGELVLWGCDGPLTQNDLEGLISRGELVLITRNNAACYYIGPHGPAGFEYELAKDFADYLGVDLRVEVVEDEAGMVAALKDGQGDVIAAGFPFGRQSARLLELGPGYLEVEQQVVGHRDGPEIKSEKDLESYTLWMTGSSARIELLKSLRETYPGLRWQILTAYNTEDLLQMVYNRALPLTLVDSNILSMNRYYYPELKILMTLGTPRSLNWATDPRNRHLSRAMHTWFARDATRKKIRGLADHYYSHLESFDYVDLARYRRRIKVRLPKYREYFEAAAKKYKLDWKLVAAMAYQESHWNPKAKSYTGVRGIMMLTRETAASLGIEDRLDVKASIFAGTRYLARLRRQVGPEVLEPDRTLMALAAYNIGFGHLEDARLLAKRLGKADDTWHGVRSVLPLLQQKKYYSTLENRYARGSEAVIYVDRIRTYYRMLQPVLDELAPDLANEDVSRVYPGL is encoded by the coding sequence GTGCTGAAACGAATCGGGTGCTGCCTGCTGCTCCTGCTGGGGGAACTGGTTCTGTGGGGATGCGATGGTCCCCTGACCCAAAATGACCTGGAGGGACTCATATCCAGGGGCGAGCTGGTGCTGATCACCCGCAACAATGCCGCCTGCTATTACATCGGCCCCCACGGCCCTGCCGGATTCGAATACGAACTGGCCAAAGACTTTGCCGATTACCTGGGGGTAGACCTGCGCGTAGAGGTCGTCGAGGATGAGGCCGGGATGGTTGCCGCCCTGAAAGACGGGCAGGGGGATGTGATTGCCGCCGGGTTTCCTTTCGGTCGCCAGTCGGCCCGCCTGCTTGAACTGGGACCGGGCTATCTGGAGGTGGAGCAGCAGGTGGTGGGGCACCGAGATGGCCCGGAGATTAAAAGCGAAAAAGATCTCGAATCCTATACGCTGTGGATGACCGGCAGCAGCGCCCGGATCGAGCTTTTGAAATCCCTGCGCGAGACCTACCCGGGGCTTCGCTGGCAGATTCTTACCGCTTATAACACCGAAGACCTGCTCCAGATGGTGTACAACCGTGCGCTGCCGTTGACGCTTGTCGATTCCAACATCCTGTCCATGAACCGCTACTACTATCCCGAGCTGAAAATTCTGATGACCCTGGGAACCCCCCGGTCGCTGAATTGGGCCACGGATCCCCGCAACCGCCACCTGAGCCGGGCCATGCACACTTGGTTCGCCCGGGATGCGACCCGCAAGAAGATCAGGGGGCTTGCCGACCATTATTACAGCCACCTGGAATCCTTCGATTATGTCGACCTGGCCCGGTACCGACGGCGAATCAAGGTGCGGCTTCCCAAATATCGTGAATATTTCGAAGCCGCCGCCAAAAAGTACAAGCTGGACTGGAAATTGGTGGCGGCCATGGCCTACCAGGAATCGCACTGGAATCCCAAGGCCAAAAGCTATACCGGCGTGCGGGGCATCATGATGCTGACGCGCGAAACCGCTGCGTCTTTGGGCATTGAAGACCGCCTGGATGTAAAGGCATCCATTTTCGCCGGAACCCGTTACCTGGCACGGCTGCGGCGTCAGGTAGGTCCAGAGGTGCTTGAACCGGACCGCACCCTGATGGCCCTGGCGGCCTACAATATCGGGTTCGGCCATTTGGAAGATGCCCGCCTGCTGGCCAAAAGGCTGGGCAAGGCGGACGACACCTGGCACGGCGTGCGGTCGGTGCTGCCCCTGCTGCAACAGAAAAAATATTACAGCACCCTGGAAAACCGTTATGCGCGCGGCAGCGAAGCGGTGATCTACGTGGACCGCATCCGGACCTATTACAGGATGCTTCAGCCGGTTCTGGACGAATTGGCGCCCGATCTGGCCAACGAGGACGTTTCCCGCGTTTATCCGGGGCTGTGA
- the efp gene encoding elongation factor P, whose protein sequence is MYESSDLRKGLKIEIDGDPYVVVQFEFVKPGKGQALYKCRLKNMITGAQFDKTYRSGEKFKEANLEEVEMEYLYFDGDSYCFMNSSNYEQEFLTADQIGEAKAFLKENTVCNVLMFEKKALDISLPNFVELTITEAEPWAKGDTAAGSTKPATLETGHVVQVPPFVNQGEKIRIDTRTGQYVERVK, encoded by the coding sequence ATGTACGAAAGCAGTGATTTACGCAAAGGGCTGAAAATTGAAATCGACGGCGATCCATATGTGGTCGTTCAGTTCGAGTTCGTGAAACCCGGCAAAGGCCAGGCGCTTTACAAGTGCCGGCTGAAAAACATGATCACCGGCGCGCAGTTCGACAAAACCTATCGATCCGGTGAAAAATTCAAGGAAGCCAATCTGGAAGAGGTGGAGATGGAATATCTCTACTTTGACGGCGACAGCTACTGTTTCATGAACTCGTCCAATTACGAACAGGAATTCTTAACCGCGGATCAGATCGGCGAAGCCAAGGCCTTTCTCAAGGAAAACACTGTCTGCAACGTGCTCATGTTCGAGAAAAAAGCCCTGGACATCTCCCTGCCCAATTTCGTGGAACTGACCATCACCGAGGCCGAACCCTGGGCCAAAGGGGATACCGCCGCCGGTTCCACCAAACCGGCCACCCTGGAAACCGGCCATGTGGTCCAGGTGCCGCCCTTTGTCAACCAAGGAGAAAAAATTCGCATCGATACGCGCACCGGACAGTATGTGGAGCGGGTGAAGTAA
- a CDS encoding ion transporter, producing the protein MDPRAADPTPHPAGDFRSALQFYLIDCTTLPGKLIDILIIGLNLTVCTILVVETYPVSAGFRVFMWRAEILIVSVFILEYVARLYGARNRWKQMRDIYSIIDLVAILPTLILVFYSVGGGEADIGALGVIRGLRIFRILRFFRFTADPDFFFGRITHQLLRVLRLFLTIVIIFFVSSILFYEVEHPVNAGVATFTDAFYFTVVALTTVGFGDITPLSEGGKWVTILMILSGIVLIPWQVSRIVKEWIHIARKRDIVCSHCGLRYHDEDASHCKSCGHIIYQEYDGT; encoded by the coding sequence ATGGATCCACGGGCGGCCGATCCGACTCCCCACCCTGCCGGGGACTTCCGTTCCGCACTGCAGTTTTATCTGATCGACTGCACCACCCTGCCCGGCAAACTCATCGACATCCTCATCATCGGCCTGAACCTGACCGTCTGCACCATTCTCGTGGTGGAAACTTACCCCGTCTCCGCAGGGTTTCGGGTTTTCATGTGGCGGGCGGAGATTCTCATCGTCTCGGTTTTCATTCTCGAATACGTGGCCCGTTTATATGGCGCCCGGAACCGCTGGAAGCAGATGCGCGACATTTATTCCATCATCGATCTGGTTGCGATTTTGCCGACCCTGATTCTGGTTTTTTACTCCGTCGGCGGCGGCGAGGCGGACATCGGTGCCCTGGGCGTGATCAGGGGCCTGCGGATTTTTCGAATTTTGCGCTTTTTCCGGTTCACCGCCGACCCCGACTTCTTTTTCGGCCGCATCACCCATCAACTGCTGCGGGTCTTGCGGCTTTTTCTGACCATCGTCATCATCTTCTTCGTTTCGTCCATCCTCTTTTACGAGGTGGAGCACCCGGTCAACGCCGGCGTGGCCACGTTCACCGATGCCTTCTACTTTACCGTGGTGGCCCTGACAACGGTCGGTTTCGGGGACATCACGCCCCTGTCCGAAGGCGGCAAATGGGTGACGATTTTGATGATCCTGTCCGGCATCGTACTGATTCCCTGGCAGGTCAGCCGGATCGTCAAGGAATGGATCCACATCGCCCGCAAGCGGGACATCGTCTGTTCCCATTGCGGGCTGCGCTATCACGACGAGGATGCCTCGCACTGCAAGTCCTGCGGCCACATCATTTATCAGGAATACGACGGGACCTGA
- a CDS encoding hemolysin family protein yields MVTQISILFILLLLSGFFSSAETALFSISQTRARHLAKEKDRTYELIKRMKDDPHRLLTTILIGNNVVNVAASAIATALTINLFANYAVGLATGVMTFLILVFGEVIPKSFATRNNILLARLTIYPIYWMSLLFYPIILFLNFIPRITGKMSKTPSATEEELITFVEVVEEQGVIKEEEREMIHNVFELDDTSASEIMTPRADMFVVDANEPLDFKAIAESGFTRIPVIEGDSDHVIGILNIKDIFMHQATSDTPVDIRAIMRPPYFVPENKKLDRMLHQFKARKNHMAIIVDEYGGVSGLITLEDAIEELVGEIRDETDKEEPHIVRRKPKEWVVLGKSDIEEVNRKIGMPIPESKEYDTFSGFILDTIGRIPEEDEAFTIAGYKVVVLEMDGNRIKRYLVQALTPQADG; encoded by the coding sequence ATGGTGACCCAGATATCGATCCTTTTTATTCTGCTATTGCTGTCGGGTTTCTTCTCATCGGCGGAAACGGCCCTGTTTTCCATCAGCCAGACCCGCGCCAGGCATCTGGCCAAGGAAAAAGACCGGACCTACGAGCTGATCAAGCGCATGAAGGACGATCCTCATCGGCTGCTGACCACCATTTTGATCGGGAACAACGTGGTCAACGTGGCCGCTTCGGCAATCGCCACCGCCCTGACCATCAACCTGTTTGCCAACTACGCCGTAGGCTTGGCCACGGGGGTCATGACCTTCCTGATCCTGGTTTTCGGCGAGGTCATTCCCAAGTCGTTCGCCACCCGCAACAACATCCTCCTCGCCAGGTTGACGATTTATCCCATCTACTGGATGTCGCTGCTGTTCTATCCGATCATCCTGTTTCTCAATTTCATCCCCCGCATCACCGGCAAGATGAGCAAGACCCCCTCTGCCACCGAAGAGGAACTGATCACTTTTGTGGAGGTGGTCGAGGAACAGGGAGTCATCAAGGAAGAAGAGCGGGAGATGATCCACAACGTTTTCGAACTCGACGACACCAGCGCCTCGGAAATCATGACCCCGCGGGCCGACATGTTTGTCGTGGACGCCAACGAGCCTCTGGATTTCAAAGCCATTGCCGAATCCGGTTTCACCCGCATTCCGGTGATCGAGGGGGACAGCGACCACGTGATCGGCATCCTGAACATCAAGGACATCTTCATGCACCAGGCTACCTCGGACACGCCGGTCGATATCCGGGCCATTATGCGCCCGCCCTATTTCGTGCCGGAGAACAAGAAGCTGGACCGCATGCTGCATCAGTTCAAGGCCCGCAAAAACCACATGGCCATCATCGTGGACGAATACGGCGGCGTCTCCGGACTGATCACCCTGGAAGACGCGATAGAGGAATTGGTCGGTGAGATCCGGGACGAAACCGACAAGGAAGAACCGCACATCGTGCGCAGAAAGCCCAAAGAGTGGGTGGTTCTGGGCAAATCGGACATCGAGGAGGTCAACCGGAAAATCGGCATGCCCATCCCCGAATCCAAGGAGTACGACACCTTTTCCGGATTCATCCTCGACACCATCGGCAGGATTCCCGAGGAAGACGAAGCCTTCACCATTGCCGGCTACAAGGTCGTGGTTCTCGAAATGGACGGCAACCGCATCAAACGCTATCTGGTGCAGGCCCTTACGCCCCAGGCCGACGGGTAA
- a CDS encoding DEAD/DEAH box helicase, whose product MTHSHPIEEYILALKAAKPFEGQVAYHREFSPVQAAYGTPATSWPEPIEAMLRGLGIDRLYRHQIQSMDATRQGKHVVAATPTASGKTLTYALPVIEAVLNDPDARALFIYPLKALAQDQRKTIGHIASNLPQMELRAEIYDGDTSAYRRKKIRDNPPHILMTNPEMIHLSICPHHDRWADLLARLRYVVVDEVHTYRGILGSHMAQVFRRLLRLCRHYGAAPTFVFTSATVANPEELASQLTGLTVDTVKESTAGRGKRHLLVIDPVDGPLTATLMMLKAALSRNLRTIVYTQSRKLTELLAIWAKNRSGAFADRISAYRAGFLPEERREIEAKLASGELLAVISTSALELGIDIGSLDLCLLVGYPGSIVATWQRGGRVGRSGQESAVVLVAGEDALDQFFIRHPEQLVQRPPEAAVVNAANPDVMDRHLVCAAAELALKMDDPMLKPEAFRAGIDRLVADGRLYLSADGTTCYSPLKRPHRLVDLRGSGSRFVIVDASDERVLGEIDGYRVYREAHPGAIYLHRGQTFRVESLDPETRKVWVEAARVSYHTRVRSDKDTQILEILEQKPAYATTMAIGRLRVTEQVSGYDRIDTRNGKVLERCPLDLPPMTFETQGLWFIVPAAIIDQAEKAWIHVMGGLHAMEHAAIGVFPLLVMADRNDLGGISTPYHPQLEAAGIFIYDGLPGGAGLCIQAFKQGEALLDITRGAIADCPCESGCPSCVHSPKCGSGNRPIDKDAALFFLKALKNTQAPKNSIHFSIDREDSKESATVKISQDGKKTDSKAIRYGVLDIETQRSAKEVGGWHRAARMKVSCAVLYDSQKDAFFEYVEGQVPALFDKLRELDLVIGFNIKRFDYLVLSAYTDMDFGCIPTLDLLEKVKDRLGYRLSLDHLASATLNAGKTADGLDALRWWKEGQMAKILEYCRSDVAITRDLFRFGRENRYVLFRNKAEQTVRLPVDW is encoded by the coding sequence ATGACCCACAGCCATCCCATCGAAGAGTACATCCTGGCCCTGAAAGCCGCCAAACCCTTTGAAGGCCAGGTGGCCTACCATCGCGAGTTTTCGCCCGTCCAGGCGGCTTACGGCACGCCCGCCACATCCTGGCCGGAGCCTATCGAGGCCATGCTGAGGGGGCTGGGTATCGATCGCCTGTACCGCCATCAGATTCAAAGCATGGACGCGACCCGTCAGGGGAAACATGTTGTGGCCGCCACCCCCACGGCTTCCGGCAAGACCCTGACTTATGCGCTGCCGGTCATCGAAGCGGTCCTGAACGATCCGGATGCCCGCGCCCTGTTCATCTACCCGTTGAAGGCCCTGGCCCAGGACCAACGCAAAACCATCGGGCACATCGCCTCCAACCTTCCCCAGATGGAACTGCGGGCCGAGATCTACGATGGGGACACTTCGGCCTACCGGCGCAAAAAGATCCGCGACAATCCGCCCCATATCCTGATGACCAACCCGGAGATGATCCATCTTTCCATCTGCCCCCATCATGACCGCTGGGCCGATCTGCTGGCCCGGCTGCGTTACGTGGTCGTGGACGAGGTGCATACCTACCGGGGCATCCTGGGTTCGCACATGGCCCAGGTGTTCCGCCGGCTGTTGCGGTTGTGCCGTCACTATGGCGCTGCGCCCACTTTCGTGTTCACGTCGGCCACCGTGGCCAATCCCGAGGAACTGGCCTCTCAGTTGACCGGATTGACCGTGGATACCGTCAAAGAGAGTACGGCGGGAAGGGGAAAACGCCACCTGCTGGTCATCGATCCGGTGGACGGACCCCTGACCGCCACCCTGATGATGCTCAAGGCGGCGCTGAGTCGCAATCTGCGGACCATCGTCTACACCCAGTCCCGCAAGCTGACGGAGCTTCTGGCCATCTGGGCCAAAAACCGCTCCGGTGCCTTTGCCGACCGTATCAGCGCCTATCGCGCCGGATTCCTTCCCGAAGAAAGGCGGGAAATTGAAGCAAAACTGGCCTCCGGTGAGTTGCTGGCCGTGATCAGCACCAGTGCGCTGGAACTGGGCATCGACATCGGCAGCCTGGATCTGTGCCTTCTGGTGGGCTATCCGGGCTCCATTGTGGCGACCTGGCAGCGCGGCGGACGGGTGGGGCGCAGCGGGCAGGAGTCGGCGGTGGTTCTGGTGGCGGGCGAGGATGCCCTGGACCAGTTTTTCATCCGACACCCGGAGCAGCTGGTGCAGCGACCGCCGGAAGCCGCCGTGGTCAACGCCGCCAATCCGGATGTGATGGACCGGCACCTGGTGTGTGCGGCGGCGGAACTTGCCCTGAAGATGGACGACCCCATGCTGAAACCCGAGGCATTCCGGGCCGGCATCGACCGTCTGGTCGCCGACGGACGGCTATACCTGAGCGCCGATGGCACGACGTGCTACTCGCCGTTGAAAAGGCCCCATCGTCTTGTGGATCTGAGGGGGTCCGGCTCCCGGTTTGTCATCGTCGATGCATCGGACGAGCGTGTGCTGGGGGAGATCGACGGCTACCGGGTCTACCGGGAGGCCCATCCGGGCGCCATTTATCTGCATCGCGGCCAGACCTTCCGGGTGGAATCCCTGGATCCGGAAACGCGGAAGGTATGGGTTGAAGCGGCCCGGGTTTCCTACCACACCCGGGTCCGATCCGACAAGGACACCCAGATCCTGGAAATCCTCGAGCAGAAGCCGGCCTACGCCACCACCATGGCCATCGGCAGGCTGCGGGTCACCGAACAGGTCAGCGGTTACGACCGCATCGACACCCGCAACGGCAAGGTTCTCGAACGCTGCCCGCTGGATCTGCCGCCCATGACTTTCGAAACCCAGGGGCTGTGGTTTATCGTACCGGCCGCTATTATCGATCAGGCGGAAAAGGCCTGGATTCATGTCATGGGGGGGCTGCACGCCATGGAACACGCAGCCATCGGCGTCTTCCCGCTGCTGGTGATGGCGGACCGCAATGATTTGGGCGGCATCTCCACCCCCTACCATCCACAGCTTGAGGCCGCCGGCATTTTTATTTACGATGGATTGCCCGGCGGGGCCGGACTGTGCATCCAGGCCTTCAAGCAGGGCGAGGCACTGTTGGACATCACCCGGGGCGCCATTGCCGACTGCCCCTGTGAAAGCGGATGCCCCAGCTGTGTGCATTCGCCGAAATGCGGTTCCGGGAATCGTCCCATCGACAAGGACGCCGCCCTGTTTTTCTTAAAAGCCCTGAAAAATACTCAGGCGCCGAAAAATTCGATTCATTTTTCAATCGATAGGGAGGATAGCAAAGAGTCCGCAACGGTTAAAATTTCCCAGGATGGAAAAAAGACCGATAGCAAAGCGATTCGCTACGGTGTGCTGGACATCGAGACCCAGCGGTCGGCCAAAGAGGTGGGCGGGTGGCATCGGGCCGCGCGCATGAAGGTGAGCTGTGCCGTGCTTTACGACTCGCAAAAAGACGCCTTCTTCGAATATGTCGAGGGACAGGTCCCGGCACTGTTTGACAAACTTCGGGAACTGGATCTGGTGATCGGGTTCAACATCAAACGTTTCGACTACCTTGTGCTTTCCGCCTACACCGATATGGATTTCGGGTGCATTCCCACCCTGGACCTGCTGGAAAAGGTCAAGGATCGGCTGGGCTACCGCCTTTCGCTGGACCACCTGGCGTCGGCGACGCTGAATGCCGGCAAAACGGCCGACGGCCTGGACGCGCTGCGCTGGTGGAAAGAGGGTCAGATGGCCAAAATATTGGAATACTGCCGATCGGATGTGGCCATCACCCGGGATCTGTTCCGGTTCGGGCGCGAAAACCGTTACGTATTGTTCCGCAACAAGGCCGAGCAAACCGTGCGGCTGCCGGTGGACTGGTGA
- a CDS encoding lysoplasmalogenase has protein sequence MKFVVVLVLAVVLLVGLIRAEKTNKSKKILTFKTPLSLLFIVAWTLQPAQSPLFSGLILAALVFCLGGDVLLGMGSDKAFLAGLVSFLLGHVMYTAAFFTAARVGTIMAVAMIVLMCVAVPVWRWLEPHLEEMKVPVLAYMVVISIMVCGAAGLAANSALPGKARFVILAGAVLFYISDLFVARQRFVVDAIFNRQIGLPLYYGGQFLLAFSAAWVP, from the coding sequence ATGAAATTTGTCGTGGTTCTGGTGTTGGCGGTCGTGCTGCTGGTGGGACTGATCCGGGCCGAAAAAACCAACAAATCCAAAAAGATCCTGACGTTCAAAACGCCCTTGTCACTGCTGTTCATCGTTGCCTGGACCCTTCAACCGGCCCAAAGCCCCCTCTTCTCCGGTCTGATTCTGGCCGCCCTGGTGTTTTGCCTGGGAGGCGACGTTCTTTTGGGGATGGGGTCCGACAAGGCCTTTCTCGCTGGCCTGGTCAGTTTTTTATTGGGCCATGTGATGTACACCGCGGCATTTTTTACGGCCGCTCGCGTCGGCACGATCATGGCCGTGGCCATGATCGTCCTCATGTGCGTGGCTGTCCCGGTATGGCGCTGGCTGGAACCTCACCTGGAAGAGATGAAGGTTCCTGTGCTGGCCTACATGGTGGTTATCAGCATCATGGTATGCGGCGCTGCCGGACTGGCCGCCAACTCCGCCCTGCCGGGAAAGGCGCGATTCGTCATCCTGGCAGGAGCCGTCCTGTTCTACATCTCGGACCTTTTCGTGGCCCGGCAGCGTTTTGTGGTCGATGCCATCTTCAACCGGCAGATCGGGCTACCCCTTTACTACGGCGGCCAGTTCCTGCTGGCCTTTTCCGCGGCCTGGGTGCCGTGA
- the queC gene encoding 7-cyano-7-deazaguanine synthase QueC, whose amino-acid sequence MNEIKKAVVLSSGGLDSTTVLAMAADQGFEIYSLSFAYGQRHDFELKAAEKVAAAMGIKRHLIARVDLGSVGGSALTDNIAVPKSRSESTMAAEIPVTYVPARNTIFLSYALAWAEVLGAWDIFIGVNAVDYSGYPDCRPEYIQAFETMANLATKAAVEGRGRLRIHTPLIQMTKAQIIQAGTSLGVDYGITHSCYDPDPDGRACGCCDACILRKNGFAAAGIADPTPYVE is encoded by the coding sequence ATGAACGAAATAAAAAAAGCCGTCGTGTTGTCCAGCGGCGGGTTGGATTCCACCACGGTGCTGGCCATGGCCGCCGACCAGGGTTTTGAAATCTACAGTCTCAGTTTCGCCTATGGCCAGCGGCATGATTTTGAATTGAAAGCAGCCGAAAAAGTAGCCGCTGCCATGGGCATCAAACGGCACCTGATTGCCCGTGTGGACCTTGGATCCGTGGGCGGATCGGCGCTGACCGACAACATCGCGGTTCCCAAATCCCGCAGTGAATCCACCATGGCCGCCGAAATACCCGTCACCTATGTGCCGGCCCGCAACACGATTTTTCTATCCTATGCCCTGGCATGGGCCGAGGTGCTGGGTGCCTGGGACATCTTCATCGGCGTAAATGCCGTGGACTACAGCGGTTATCCCGACTGCCGGCCGGAATACATTCAGGCCTTCGAGACCATGGCCAACCTGGCCACCAAGGCGGCCGTGGAGGGCCGGGGACGATTGCGGATCCACACCCCGCTGATCCAAATGACCAAAGCCCAGATCATTCAGGCGGGAACGTCCTTGGGTGTAGATTACGGCATCACCCACAGCTGCTACGATCCCGACCCCGATGGACGGGCTTGCGGGTGCTGCGATGCCTGCATCCTGCGTAAAAACGGATTTGCTGCGGCCGGCATTGCCGACCCCACGCCCTACGTCGAATGA
- a CDS encoding radical SAM protein yields the protein MNLTVNEIFYSIQGESVYAGLPCVFVRLTGCNLRCRYCDTRYAYDEGSAMAVGPIMDRVASFDCNLVEITGGEPLLQDRTPELAAALLAKGYEVLVETNGSLDIDRVDRRCSRIMDVKCPSSGEASKNDADNLERLTANDQVKFVIGDHEDFRFAVQTLDRLPAVLPHDRILFSRIAERLPPDRLAGWMLDANIRARMQIQLHKVIWPERDRGV from the coding sequence ATGAATCTTACGGTAAACGAAATCTTTTACAGTATCCAGGGAGAATCGGTTTATGCCGGGCTGCCCTGCGTTTTCGTGCGCCTGACCGGATGCAACCTGCGCTGCCGCTATTGCGATACCCGCTATGCCTATGACGAAGGAAGTGCGATGGCCGTCGGACCGATTATGGACCGGGTCGCATCCTTTGACTGCAATCTGGTTGAAATCACCGGTGGGGAACCGCTGCTGCAGGACCGTACCCCTGAACTGGCAGCCGCCCTTCTGGCAAAAGGGTACGAAGTCCTGGTGGAAACCAACGGCTCTTTGGACATCGATCGGGTGGATCGCCGCTGCAGCCGCATCATGGACGTCAAATGCCCGTCCAGCGGCGAGGCGTCTAAAAACGATGCGGACAACCTGGAACGGCTGACCGCCAATGACCAGGTCAAATTCGTCATCGGCGATCATGAAGATTTTCGGTTTGCCGTCCAAACGCTGGACCGATTGCCCGCTGTTTTGCCGCATGACCGCATCCTTTTTTCCAGGATTGCCGAGCGCTTGCCGCCGGATCGGCTGGCCGGTTGGATGCTGGATGCGAACATCCGGGCTCGAATGCAGATTCAGTTGCACAAGGTTATTTGGCCGGAACGGGATCGCGGCGTGTGA
- the manA gene encoding mannose-6-phosphate isomerase, class I, translating to MQIYRLENVIQPYAWGSRTAIAELTGQPVPSAQPQAELWMGTHSKGPSTVLYHGERLPLQRLIQRHPFEILGKSISEKFDGALPCLFKVLAAAQPLSIQAHPDKSRAVEGFERENRSGIPLDASNRNYRDNNHKPEIICALTPFWGLNGFRPFKEIHRLMAPVCPKVIEKPLQGLLESENRGLKDLFETMMRLSADQKASACAEITEKAVPLKDSSPVYEWMIKLAGAYPGDLGILSPALLNLIRLKPGQAMYLPAGQLHAYLDGVGIELMANSDNVLRGGLTPKHVDVDELLRVVRFTPTPVDIIQANPLRPGEAVYPCPAEEFALGRINATPDRPYVSSRKRSVELLLCTSGKGTICCEGSTEVLAVARGDSLLVPAGLSSYTLSGEVTVYKASVPLPHADP from the coding sequence GTGCAAATTTACCGCCTTGAGAACGTGATTCAGCCCTACGCCTGGGGGTCGCGGACCGCCATTGCGGAATTAACCGGCCAGCCCGTCCCGTCTGCACAACCCCAGGCGGAGTTATGGATGGGTACACATTCCAAGGGGCCGTCCACGGTCCTGTACCATGGCGAGCGGTTGCCGCTCCAACGCCTGATTCAGCGGCATCCATTTGAAATATTGGGGAAATCCATTTCCGAAAAATTCGACGGCGCCTTGCCCTGCCTGTTCAAGGTACTGGCTGCGGCCCAGCCGCTTTCCATTCAGGCCCACCCCGACAAATCCCGGGCCGTGGAAGGGTTCGAACGGGAAAATCGGTCGGGCATCCCCCTGGATGCGTCCAACCGTAATTACCGGGACAACAACCACAAACCGGAAATCATCTGCGCCCTGACCCCCTTCTGGGGGTTGAACGGGTTTCGACCATTTAAGGAGATCCACCGCCTGATGGCACCGGTCTGTCCCAAGGTTATCGAAAAGCCCTTGCAGGGGTTGCTGGAGTCGGAAAACCGGGGACTCAAGGATCTGTTCGAAACCATGATGAGACTGTCGGCGGACCAAAAGGCCTCCGCCTGCGCGGAAATTACCGAAAAGGCAGTTCCCTTGAAGGATTCATCGCCGGTTTACGAATGGATGATCAAGCTGGCCGGCGCCTATCCCGGAGATCTGGGGATTCTCTCGCCAGCCCTGCTGAATCTGATCCGTCTGAAACCGGGGCAGGCCATGTATCTGCCTGCCGGTCAGCTGCACGCCTATCTGGATGGGGTAGGGATCGAACTGATGGCCAATTCGGACAACGTGTTGCGCGGCGGCTTGACGCCCAAGCATGTGGACGTGGACGAATTGCTGAGGGTGGTCCGTTTCACACCCACGCCGGTCGACATTATCCAGGCAAATCCGCTCCGACCCGGCGAAGCGGTCTATCCCTGTCCGGCCGAGGAGTTCGCCCTCGGCCGAATCAACGCCACACCGGACCGGCCGTATGTTTCTTCGAGGAAGAGAAGCGTGGAATTGCTCCTGTGCACATCCGGGAAAGGGACGATTTGCTGCGAAGGTTCGACCGAGGTACTGGCCGTGGCCAGGGGCGACAGCCTGCTGGTTCCCGCCGGCCTTTCGAGCTATACCCTTAGCGGTGAGGTTACGGTATATAAGGCTTCGGTTCCGCTGCCGCATGCCGATCCATGA